A window of Roseovarius sp. THAF27 contains these coding sequences:
- a CDS encoding deoxyribodipyrimidine photo-lyase, whose amino-acid sequence MADTKPTLLWLRRDLRLSDHPALTAAVDRGGPVVPVFVRDKLVDDLGAASKWRLGLSLADLDKRLRDKGSRIVFRAGKAVDVLEDLAKETGAGAVYWSRAYDPDAIERDTEVKSSLKDAGIEAESHTGHLLFEPWTVETKAGGFYKVYTPMWRAVRDRDVDAPLSTPSKIPAPSSWPKSDDLDGWNLGAAMDRGAEVCRPHQRVGEEAAHGRLGWFTGQAISDYGKQRDFPAEDGTSGLSENLTYGEISPAQCWHAGQRALQNGGGKGAETWLQELVWREFAYHLLYHTPRIKDRNWREEWDAFPWNDDERRAEVKAWKQGRTGEPFVDAAMREMYVTGKMHNRARMIVASYLTKHLMTHWKVGRAWFDDCLTDWDVASNAMGWQWAAGSGPDATPYFRVFNPETQLDKFDPDGAYRRRWIAEGRSRPTKTALSYFDAIPRSWTMRPDDTYPERIISLSEGRERALRAYEERPF is encoded by the coding sequence TTGGCAGATACAAAACCAACACTTCTTTGGTTGCGCCGCGATCTGCGGCTGTCGGATCATCCGGCGCTGACCGCCGCGGTCGACCGTGGCGGTCCCGTGGTTCCGGTGTTTGTTCGCGACAAGCTGGTGGATGACCTTGGGGCGGCGTCGAAATGGCGCTTGGGTCTGTCTCTGGCGGACCTCGACAAACGGCTGCGCGACAAGGGCAGCCGCATCGTGTTCCGCGCAGGCAAGGCTGTCGATGTTCTGGAGGACCTGGCGAAAGAGACCGGGGCAGGGGCGGTCTACTGGTCGCGGGCCTATGACCCGGACGCGATCGAACGGGACACCGAGGTGAAATCGTCCCTCAAGGACGCAGGCATCGAGGCCGAAAGTCATACCGGCCACCTGTTGTTCGAGCCCTGGACCGTCGAGACGAAGGCCGGCGGTTTCTACAAGGTCTACACGCCGATGTGGCGGGCCGTTCGCGACCGCGACGTGGATGCGCCGTTGTCTACCCCCTCGAAAATTCCCGCGCCTTCAAGCTGGCCGAAATCCGACGATCTGGACGGCTGGAACCTGGGCGCCGCAATGGACCGGGGCGCCGAGGTCTGCCGGCCGCACCAGCGCGTGGGTGAAGAGGCGGCGCATGGCCGGCTGGGGTGGTTTACCGGCCAGGCGATCTCCGATTACGGAAAACAGCGCGACTTTCCGGCGGAAGACGGCACCTCGGGGCTGTCGGAAAACCTGACCTACGGCGAGATTTCCCCGGCACAATGCTGGCATGCCGGGCAGCGTGCGTTGCAGAACGGCGGCGGCAAGGGCGCCGAGACCTGGCTTCAGGAACTGGTCTGGCGCGAATTCGCGTATCACCTGCTCTATCACACACCCCGGATAAAAGACCGCAACTGGCGTGAGGAATGGGACGCGTTTCCGTGGAACGACGATGAACGCCGCGCGGAGGTCAAGGCGTGGAAGCAGGGCCGTACCGGCGAACCCTTCGTCGATGCCGCCATGCGCGAGATGTACGTCACGGGCAAAATGCACAACCGGGCCCGGATGATCGTTGCCAGTTACCTGACCAAGCACCTGATGACGCATTGGAAAGTGGGCCGGGCATGGTTTGACGACTGCCTGACGGACTGGGATGTGGCGTCGAACGCGATGGGCTGGCAATGGGCGGCGGGCAGCGGACCGGACGCGACGCCTTATTTCCGCGTCTTCAACCCCGAAACCCAGCTGGACAAGTTCGATCCGGACGGGGCGTACCGCCGTCGCTGGATCGCAGAGGGGCGAAGCCGCCCGACGAAAACCGCCCTCAGCTATTTCGATGCGATCCCGCGTAGTTGGACGATGCGGCCAGACGACACCTATCCCGAGCGCATCATCAGCCTTTCAGAAGGCCGTGAGCGTGCGCTGAGAGCCTATGAAGAGAGACCGTTTTGA
- a CDS encoding cysteine synthase A, with amino-acid sequence MRIAKDLADAVGNTPLIKLRKASEVTGCDIYGKAEFLNPGQSVKDRAALSIITDAVARGDLKPGGTIVEGTAGNTGIGLALVGASMGFKTVIVIPETQSQEKKDMLTLAGAELVQVPAAPYSNPNNFVRYSERLAQKLSETAEKGVIWANQFDNTANRQAHVETTGPEIWDQTNGKVDGFICACGSGGTLAGVSMALQSKGVKMGIADPMGAKLYSWYTTGELEAEGSSIAEGIGQARITANLEGFTPDFAYQIPDEEALPIVFDLLEHEGLCMGASTGVNVAGAMRMARDMGPGHTIVTILCDYGTRYQSKLFNPEFLREKNLPTPGWLTEAPRSIPGVFVE; translated from the coding sequence ATGCGGATCGCCAAGGATCTGGCCGACGCGGTCGGAAACACCCCCCTCATCAAGTTGCGCAAGGCCAGCGAAGTAACCGGCTGCGACATCTATGGCAAAGCCGAGTTCCTGAATCCCGGCCAGTCGGTCAAGGATCGGGCCGCATTGTCGATCATCACGGATGCTGTCGCTCGCGGTGATCTTAAACCGGGCGGGACGATCGTCGAAGGAACGGCCGGTAACACCGGCATAGGGCTGGCGCTGGTCGGCGCGTCCATGGGTTTCAAGACCGTGATCGTGATCCCGGAAACGCAAAGCCAGGAAAAGAAGGACATGCTGACGCTTGCAGGCGCAGAGCTTGTTCAGGTTCCGGCCGCGCCCTATTCGAACCCCAACAATTTCGTGCGCTACTCCGAGCGGCTGGCGCAGAAGTTGTCCGAGACCGCCGAGAAGGGCGTGATCTGGGCAAACCAGTTCGACAACACCGCCAACCGTCAGGCCCATGTCGAAACCACCGGCCCCGAGATTTGGGACCAGACGAACGGCAAGGTCGACGGCTTCATCTGTGCTTGCGGGTCGGGCGGCACACTGGCGGGCGTTTCGATGGCGCTTCAGTCCAAGGGCGTCAAGATGGGTATCGCCGACCCGATGGGAGCAAAGCTCTATTCGTGGTACACGACCGGAGAACTGGAAGCCGAGGGCAGTTCCATCGCCGAAGGCATCGGTCAGGCGCGGATTACCGCCAACCTCGAAGGCTTTACGCCTGATTTCGCCTACCAAATACCGGACGAAGAGGCTTTGCCGATTGTCTTCGACCTGCTTGAACATGAGGGGCTGTGCATGGGGGCCTCTACCGGGGTGAACGTGGCAGGAGCAATGCGCATGGCCCGCGACATGGGGCCGGGGCACACGATCGTCACGATTCTGTGCGATTACGGCACGCGCTACCAGTCCAAGCTCTTCAACCCGGAATTCCTGCGCGAGAAAAACCTGCCGACACCCGGCTGGCTGACCGAGGCGCCGCGCAGCATTCCCGGGGTCTTTGTCGAATGA
- a CDS encoding DUF2383 domain-containing protein — MPDEDGSFFSTVQRLVIKTRAVFDDIDEDVLNSVIKGEERIMQLYHEAMAAARDEEDLSLLSRQRGQVARLVQDARHLAD; from the coding sequence GTGCCAGACGAGGACGGCAGTTTCTTTTCCACCGTGCAGCGCCTCGTCATCAAGACCCGTGCGGTCTTTGATGACATCGACGAAGATGTGCTCAATTCGGTGATAAAAGGCGAGGAACGGATCATGCAGCTTTACCACGAGGCGATGGCCGCAGCGCGCGATGAAGAGGATCTGTCGCTTCTCAGCCGCCAGCGGGGGCAGGTCGCACGGCTGGTGCAGGATGCGAGACACCTCGCCGACTGA
- a CDS encoding TrgA family protein, protein MAILAWYASEMFRPLMPEGTGFGWFNEVNVVLGLLSGWIVIGSRLNYGYSNAIGAGLTGVGALVFWALFLQSFNEMLRLALEKRYDGPVEGIIAIFEIGIDYLFTMWHIPLIVLLVVGGIVIGLVSEWVARRWR, encoded by the coding sequence ATGGCGATCCTGGCCTGGTACGCGTCCGAAATGTTCCGGCCGCTTATGCCGGAGGGCACCGGCTTTGGCTGGTTCAACGAGGTCAATGTCGTGCTTGGGCTTCTTTCGGGGTGGATCGTGATCGGATCGCGTTTGAACTATGGCTACAGCAACGCCATCGGTGCGGGGCTGACAGGCGTGGGCGCTCTGGTATTCTGGGCGCTCTTCCTGCAGAGCTTCAACGAGATGCTGCGGCTGGCGCTGGAAAAGCGCTATGACGGTCCCGTCGAAGGGATCATCGCCATTTTCGAGATCGGAATAGATTACCTTTTCACGATGTGGCACATACCGCTGATCGTGCTGCTCGTGGTGGGCGGCATCGTGATCGGTCTGGTCTCGGAATGGGTTGCGCGACGCTGGCGCTGA
- the chrA gene encoding chromate efflux transporter — MTVSLSKMFRVFGRIGILSFGGPAAQISLMQTELVDRHKWLTETQFLQALSFCMLLPGPEAMQLATYAGWKLRGVPGGLLAGLLFVLPGAAVIFALAFGYAYFGQLPLVQVLFAGIKAAVVVIVFQALYKLSRRALKGGLAYALALAAFVGIFFLSVPFPAIIALAATVGLVFASANPPEAKASTPVYPGNTLRTVLLWGAVWAAPLMILWVVNASLLLQIGLFFSKLAVVTFGGAYAVLAYMTQEIVQSYGWLSTDQMIDALGLAETTPGPLILVTQFAGFMAGFLQVGPGLATVAALVTLWVTFVPCFLWIFAAAPYVESLLSRPRLKGAFDAISASVAGVILNLAVWFTLHVLFTETAQGGYGPVLLLENLSPQNALLVALASFLYLVMRVPMVAGLLIMALLAWGVDLLI; from the coding sequence ATGACGGTATCGCTTAGCAAGATGTTCCGCGTGTTCGGGCGGATCGGGATATTGTCCTTTGGCGGGCCTGCCGCGCAGATTTCCCTTATGCAGACAGAACTGGTGGACCGCCACAAATGGCTGACCGAGACGCAATTTCTGCAAGCGTTGTCCTTCTGCATGCTTCTGCCCGGGCCCGAGGCGATGCAACTGGCCACCTACGCGGGCTGGAAGCTGCGCGGCGTTCCGGGCGGGCTGCTGGCGGGACTGTTGTTCGTGCTTCCGGGTGCCGCGGTCATCTTCGCGCTGGCGTTCGGCTACGCCTATTTCGGCCAGTTGCCCCTGGTGCAGGTCTTGTTCGCCGGCATCAAGGCCGCCGTGGTCGTCATCGTCTTTCAGGCCCTGTATAAGCTGTCGCGCCGGGCATTGAAAGGCGGGCTCGCCTATGCGCTCGCGCTCGCCGCATTCGTCGGAATTTTTTTCCTGTCGGTCCCCTTTCCCGCCATCATCGCGCTCGCGGCCACCGTCGGCCTCGTTTTCGCGTCCGCAAACCCGCCCGAAGCCAAGGCGTCGACGCCGGTGTACCCGGGCAATACCCTGCGCACGGTTCTGCTGTGGGGGGCGGTCTGGGCCGCGCCCCTCATGATTCTGTGGGTCGTGAACGCCTCTCTGCTTTTGCAGATAGGTCTGTTCTTCTCCAAGCTCGCCGTGGTGACCTTCGGCGGGGCTTATGCCGTGCTGGCCTACATGACGCAAGAAATCGTGCAATCCTACGGCTGGCTCAGCACGGACCAGATGATCGACGCGCTCGGGCTTGCGGAAACCACGCCGGGGCCGCTCATCCTCGTGACGCAATTCGCTGGTTTCATGGCGGGCTTCCTGCAAGTTGGCCCCGGACTGGCCACAGTGGCCGCGCTCGTGACGCTTTGGGTCACGTTCGTCCCATGTTTTCTCTGGATTTTTGCCGCCGCTCCCTATGTCGAGTCGTTGTTGTCCCGCCCCCGCCTGAAGGGCGCATTCGATGCGATATCCGCCAGTGTCGCGGGCGTGATCCTCAACCTTGCTGTCTGGTTCACACTGCACGTACTCTTCACAGAGACAGCACAGGGCGGATATGGCCCCGTCCTGCTGCTCGAAAACCTTTCGCCTCAGAATGCGCTTCTGGTCGCACTTGCGTCGTTTCTCTATCTGGTGATGCGTGTGCCGATGGTTGCCGGCCTGCTGATCATGGCCTTACTCGCATGGGGCGTGGATCTGTTGATCTGA
- a CDS encoding NUDIX domain-containing protein, producing MTRVVLDGPAWTDALIWRVAGTTVVPDETVRMLEGVAADRAIFFAEVAGLSRKERSDDTVLRADEALSARVLECAADEIMGYFGRRSLQELAPLRQMILARAATQAAAERMPAPADLRSATRGAEVEIVSHDTPHEGFYLTRSYRLRHPQFDGGMSNTVSREVFVASDAAVVLPYDPRRDRILLVEQFRMGPFDRGDPLPWVLEPVAGRVDAGETPEQAARRECREEADLELTQLLHVSSHYCSPGCSTELFHCYVGLCELPETGETHGGLEAEHEDLRRHVIGFDAAMAMTRTGEVNIGPLFALLLWLERERTRLRASA from the coding sequence ATGACGCGGGTGGTTCTTGACGGTCCGGCGTGGACCGACGCTTTGATCTGGCGCGTCGCTGGCACCACCGTGGTGCCCGACGAGACAGTGCGAATGCTGGAGGGGGTGGCGGCAGATCGTGCGATCTTTTTCGCCGAAGTCGCCGGCCTTTCACGCAAAGAGAGGTCTGACGACACCGTGCTTCGGGCGGATGAAGCCCTTTCCGCAAGGGTACTGGAATGCGCCGCGGACGAGATCATGGGATATTTCGGGCGACGATCCCTGCAAGAGTTGGCACCTCTTCGTCAGATGATCTTGGCGCGCGCCGCAACGCAAGCCGCCGCCGAACGGATGCCGGCACCGGCGGACCTTCGAAGTGCGACGCGTGGCGCCGAGGTCGAGATAGTCTCCCACGACACACCGCATGAAGGGTTCTACCTGACCCGCAGCTATCGCCTGCGTCACCCGCAGTTCGATGGCGGGATGAGCAATACCGTAAGCCGAGAGGTCTTTGTCGCCAGCGACGCGGCCGTCGTGCTGCCCTACGATCCTCGCCGCGACAGAATTCTGCTTGTCGAGCAGTTCCGCATGGGTCCGTTTGACCGTGGTGATCCGCTGCCCTGGGTGCTTGAGCCGGTCGCGGGCCGTGTCGATGCCGGCGAAACACCCGAACAGGCGGCGCGGCGCGAATGCCGCGAGGAGGCCGATCTGGAATTGACCCAGCTGTTGCATGTCAGCTCCCATTATTGCTCACCCGGATGCTCGACCGAGCTGTTTCACTGCTATGTCGGGCTGTGCGAATTGCCGGAAACAGGAGAGACACATGGAGGGCTGGAGGCCGAGCATGAGGACCTGCGCCGCCACGTCATCGGCTTTGACGCAGCCATGGCGATGACGCGCACGGGCGAAGTGAATATAGGCCCGCTCTTTGCATTGTTGCTCTGGCTCGAACGGGAACGCACGCGCCTGCGCGCATCTGCTTGA
- a CDS encoding BCCT family transporter, with product MADETTTQGIPEPEGTTNLIQTDYKIGQDNIETKIGPFGLDIHNPVFLISGLAIVAFVFYALALPEQASGLFDWLFSAVTKGFDWFFLGAANIFVIFCLFLIVTPYGSVRLGGTDATPDYSYLGWFAMLFAAGMGIGLLFFGVSEPMSHFSSSLGGTSMEEGVRTDWAPLGAAGGDEAAAQRLGMAATIFHWGLHPWAIYAVVALALALFSYNKGLPLTLRSAFYPIFGDRVWGWTGHIIDTLAVFATLFGLATSLGFGAEQTASGLTYLFGSGDAAEGTRSFLGIAYGNNEESGVENNPLLLVILISAITAVALVSVVRGLDGGVKVLSEINMGLAALLLLFVFFVGGPIFLITLFFDSIWAYLQNLVALSNPLGREDLNFSQGWTSFYWAWWISWSPFVGMFIARVSRGRTVREFVTCVLIIPTLVCVLWMTVFGGTALNQVVSDGYTGAQDAALELKLFYMLDQLPLATITSVIGIVLVIVFFVTSSDSGSLVIDTITAGGKVDAPVAQRVFWCIFEGAVAVVLLIGGGLSSLQSAVISTGLPFTLVLLVMCYAIWRGLASEKRA from the coding sequence ATGGCCGACGAAACGACAACCCAGGGGATCCCGGAGCCGGAAGGCACCACGAACCTCATACAGACCGACTACAAGATCGGTCAGGACAATATCGAAACCAAGATCGGGCCGTTCGGCCTTGATATCCACAATCCGGTCTTTCTGATTTCGGGTCTCGCCATCGTCGCGTTCGTTTTTTACGCGCTGGCCCTGCCTGAGCAGGCCTCGGGCCTGTTTGACTGGCTCTTCAGCGCCGTCACCAAGGGCTTTGACTGGTTCTTCCTTGGCGCTGCCAACATCTTCGTGATTTTCTGCCTTTTCCTGATCGTGACGCCCTATGGCTCGGTCCGACTCGGCGGGACGGATGCGACGCCGGACTATTCCTACTTGGGCTGGTTCGCGATGCTGTTCGCTGCTGGCATGGGCATTGGTCTGCTGTTCTTTGGTGTGTCCGAACCGATGAGCCATTTCTCCAGTTCGCTGGGTGGAACATCGATGGAAGAGGGCGTGCGGACGGACTGGGCGCCGCTTGGAGCCGCGGGCGGTGACGAGGCGGCGGCACAACGTCTGGGCATGGCCGCGACCATCTTTCACTGGGGCCTGCATCCCTGGGCGATCTATGCGGTCGTCGCACTGGCACTGGCACTTTTCTCTTATAACAAAGGTTTGCCGCTGACGCTGCGTTCGGCCTTCTATCCGATCTTCGGCGATCGTGTCTGGGGCTGGACCGGCCATATCATCGACACGCTGGCGGTTTTCGCCACGCTTTTCGGCCTCGCCACTTCGCTGGGTTTCGGTGCGGAACAAACGGCGTCGGGTCTGACCTATCTCTTCGGCAGCGGTGACGCGGCTGAAGGCACGCGGTCGTTCCTGGGCATCGCCTATGGCAATAACGAGGAAAGCGGTGTCGAGAACAACCCGCTTCTGCTGGTGATCCTGATCTCGGCCATTACCGCGGTTGCCCTGGTCTCGGTCGTCCGGGGTCTGGATGGCGGCGTGAAGGTCCTGTCGGAGATCAACATGGGCCTTGCAGCGTTGTTGCTGTTGTTCGTGTTCTTCGTGGGCGGGCCGATCTTCCTGATCACGCTGTTTTTCGACAGCATCTGGGCCTACCTGCAGAACCTCGTTGCCCTGTCCAATCCGCTTGGCCGTGAAGACCTGAACTTCAGCCAGGGCTGGACCTCGTTCTATTGGGCGTGGTGGATCAGCTGGTCGCCCTTTGTCGGCATGTTCATCGCTCGCGTCAGCCGCGGTCGTACGGTGCGCGAATTCGTGACGTGTGTCCTGATCATCCCGACGCTTGTCTGCGTGCTCTGGATGACCGTCTTCGGCGGCACCGCGCTCAACCAGGTGGTCAGTGACGGATACACCGGCGCACAAGATGCGGCTCTGGAACTGAAGCTGTTCTACATGCTGGACCAGTTGCCGCTAGCGACGATCACATCGGTAATCGGCATCGTGCTGGTGATCGTGTTCTTCGTCACCTCGTCGGACTCGGGCAGCCTTGTGATCGACACGATCACGGCCGGCGGCAAGGTCGATGCTCCGGTGGCGCAGCGCGTGTTCTGGTGCATCTTCGAGGGCGCCGTGGCCGTCGTGCTGTTGATCGGCGGGGGGCTTTCCTCGCTGCAATCGGCGGTAATTTCGACAGGCTTGCCGTTCACCTTGGTACTGCTGGTCATGTGCTACGCAATCTGGCGCGGTCTGGCGTCCGAGAAACGCGCCTGA
- a CDS encoding universal stress protein, whose translation MFKKIMAPVDLAHMDRLEKALKCTADLAKHYDAEVIFVGVTSSTPSSMAHTPAEYAEKLDAFAKDQGSANGFTASGDALVSHDPSSDVDDILLKAVKDTGADLVVMASHVPNIMDYVWPSNGGKIAEHAECSVMVVRT comes from the coding sequence ATGTTCAAAAAGATCATGGCTCCGGTCGATTTGGCACATATGGATCGTCTCGAGAAGGCGCTCAAATGTACCGCAGACCTGGCCAAGCACTACGATGCCGAAGTGATTTTTGTCGGCGTCACAAGTTCTACCCCGAGTTCCATGGCCCACACGCCTGCCGAGTACGCGGAAAAGCTCGACGCGTTCGCGAAAGATCAGGGATCGGCCAACGGCTTCACCGCGTCAGGCGACGCGCTGGTCAGCCACGATCCGAGTTCCGACGTGGACGACATCCTGCTGAAGGCGGTCAAGGACACCGGCGCTGATCTGGTCGTGATGGCCAGTCATGTGCCGAACATCATGGATTACGTTTGGCCGTCCAACGGCGGAAAGATCGCGGAACACGCCGAATGCTCGGTCATGGTTGTCCGCACCTGA
- a CDS encoding cyclopropane-fatty-acyl-phospholipid synthase family protein has protein sequence MFEVAGTLQHGRLDIGLEDGRVFRVEGQAPGPVARIDVHNHDLFARMLREGYLGFCDAYLDGWWTTPDLQAFMDLVNSDNDDMYNGYPGQKIVELYEKLRFWFQRNTRKQARRNISYHYDLGNDFYRLWLDETMTYSSAIFETGQESLEAAQTAKYASMVDQMGAKPGDHVLEIGCGWGGFAEYAAGTRGLRVTCLTISEEQFKYAQDRIATAGLSDLVTFKLQDYRDETGHYDGIASIEMFEAVGEQYWPVYFDAVRERLKPGGQATLQIITVGDDRFESYRNDVDFIQKYIFPGGMLPSPGALKAQVERAGLLFRQSVEFGESYSQTLRRWHDTFNEKWDQIARMGFDTRFRRMWNFYLTSCAAAFHTGNCDVTQITIARPCKECP, from the coding sequence ATGTTCGAGGTTGCCGGAACACTTCAGCACGGACGACTTGATATCGGCCTCGAGGATGGCCGCGTTTTTCGTGTCGAGGGCCAGGCGCCGGGCCCCGTGGCACGGATCGACGTTCACAATCACGACCTCTTTGCCCGTATGCTGCGCGAGGGATACCTGGGTTTTTGCGATGCCTACCTGGACGGGTGGTGGACCACGCCGGACCTTCAGGCCTTCATGGACCTCGTCAACAGCGACAACGACGACATGTACAATGGTTATCCCGGCCAGAAAATCGTCGAACTCTATGAAAAGCTCCGCTTCTGGTTTCAGCGGAATACCAGGAAACAGGCTCGGCGCAACATCAGCTATCATTACGACTTGGGCAATGATTTCTACCGTCTGTGGCTGGACGAGACGATGACGTATTCCAGTGCCATCTTCGAAACCGGGCAGGAAAGCCTGGAGGCTGCGCAGACCGCGAAATATGCCTCGATGGTCGACCAGATGGGCGCGAAGCCGGGTGATCACGTGCTCGAAATCGGCTGTGGCTGGGGCGGGTTTGCCGAGTATGCCGCCGGGACGAGGGGGCTGCGGGTCACCTGCCTGACGATCAGCGAAGAGCAGTTCAAGTACGCGCAGGACCGAATCGCGACTGCCGGATTGTCCGACCTCGTGACCTTCAAGTTGCAGGATTACCGCGATGAGACAGGCCATTACGACGGCATCGCCAGCATCGAGATGTTCGAGGCTGTCGGCGAACAATATTGGCCGGTCTATTTCGACGCGGTGCGCGAGCGTCTGAAACCCGGAGGTCAAGCGACGCTGCAGATAATCACCGTGGGGGACGATCGCTTCGAATCCTACCGAAACGATGTCGACTTCATCCAGAAGTACATCTTTCCGGGCGGCATGTTACCCAGCCCCGGCGCGCTAAAAGCCCAGGTGGAACGGGCCGGTCTGCTGTTCCGGCAGTCGGTCGAGTTCGGCGAAAGCTACAGCCAGACTCTGCGTCGCTGGCACGACACCTTCAACGAGAAATGGGACCAGATCGCCAGGATGGGCTTCGATACCCGCTTCAGGCGGATGTGGAATTTTTATCTCACCTCTTGTGCGGCGGCGTTTCATACGGGTAACTGCGATGTAACACAGATTACAATCGCAAGGCCCTGCAAGGAATGCCCGTAA
- a CDS encoding aminotransferase class V-fold PLP-dependent enzyme, producing the protein MTKALEIDFVRAQFPAFAEPGLNGQAFFENAGGSYTCAPVIERLTRFYHQRKVQPYGPFEASRLGGEEMDEARTRLAAMLGVATDELSFGPSTTQNTYVLAQAFRDWMNPGDAIIVTDQDHEANSGPWRRLGDAGIEIREWRIDSETGLLRLDDLEALLDERVRLVCFPHCSNIVGAVNPVVEITAAAHAAGAFVCVDGVSYAPHGFVNVGDLGADIYLFSAYKTYGPHQGIMTIRRELGEMLPNQAHWFNADSLYKRFTPAGPDHAQVAACAGMADYYDTLAEHHGCTGDAAERSAGVHDLMRAHETALLQPLLDYLADRNTLRLIGPSDAALKAPTVAVELPGSGREMAEKLAAHGLMAGGGDFYGARPLQSMGIDLDKGVLRLSFVHYTNKAEVDKLLTALETCL; encoded by the coding sequence ATGACGAAAGCTTTGGAAATTGATTTCGTGCGGGCGCAGTTCCCAGCCTTCGCCGAACCCGGCCTTAACGGACAGGCCTTTTTCGAGAATGCGGGCGGATCCTACACCTGTGCGCCGGTGATAGAGCGGCTGACGCGGTTCTACCATCAGCGCAAGGTTCAACCTTATGGCCCTTTTGAGGCCAGTCGTCTTGGCGGCGAGGAGATGGACGAGGCGCGAACACGGTTGGCCGCGATGCTTGGCGTCGCAACCGACGAGCTGAGCTTTGGGCCTTCCACGACGCAAAACACATATGTCCTGGCGCAGGCCTTCCGTGACTGGATGAACCCTGGCGACGCAATCATCGTGACGGATCAGGATCACGAAGCGAATTCCGGCCCATGGAGACGCCTGGGCGATGCGGGTATCGAGATTCGCGAATGGAGGATCGACAGCGAAACGGGTCTCTTGCGGCTGGACGATCTGGAGGCTTTGCTGGACGAAAGGGTCAGGCTGGTCTGTTTTCCGCATTGTTCGAATATCGTCGGGGCGGTGAACCCGGTGGTCGAGATCACGGCCGCGGCCCATGCCGCCGGCGCCTTCGTTTGCGTGGACGGCGTCTCTTACGCGCCGCACGGCTTCGTCAACGTGGGCGATTTGGGTGCCGATATCTACCTATTCTCGGCCTACAAGACATACGGGCCGCATCAGGGGATCATGACGATCCGACGCGAGCTTGGCGAGATGCTGCCCAACCAGGCACATTGGTTCAATGCCGACAGCCTGTACAAGCGGTTCACGCCGGCGGGGCCCGACCACGCGCAGGTGGCGGCCTGCGCCGGAATGGCAGATTACTACGACACACTGGCGGAACATCATGGCTGCACCGGGGACGCGGCAGAGCGCAGCGCCGGTGTGCACGATCTCATGCGGGCGCATGAGACAGCGTTGCTTCAACCCTTGTTGGATTATCTGGCGGACAGGAATACGCTACGCCTGATCGGGCCGAGTGACGCCGCTTTGAAAGCGCCCACAGTGGCGGTCGAATTGCCCGGCTCAGGGCGCGAGATGGCCGAAAAACTGGCGGCTCATGGCCTCATGGCCGGTGGTGGAGACTTCTACGGGGCGCGGCCGTTGCAATCCATGGGGATTGATCTGGACAAGGGCGTTCTGAGGCTTAGCTTCGTACATTACACAAACAAGGCCGAAGTGGACAAACTGTTGACTGCTTTGGAAACTTGTCTTTGA